One Streptomyces puniciscabiei DNA segment encodes these proteins:
- a CDS encoding L-rhamnose mutarotase has translation MRRVCFLLKVREDRIAEYRERHAAVWPEMLQALSATGWHNYSLFLRDDGLLVGYLETEDFDAARAGMEATEVNARWQAEMAPFFESLDASRPDEAMKPLTEVFHLA, from the coding sequence ATGCGGCGCGTGTGTTTCCTGCTCAAGGTCCGCGAGGACCGGATCGCCGAGTACCGCGAACGCCACGCCGCCGTGTGGCCGGAGATGCTCCAGGCGCTCTCCGCCACCGGCTGGCACAACTACTCCCTCTTCCTGCGCGACGACGGCCTGCTCGTCGGCTACCTGGAGACCGAGGACTTCGACGCCGCCCGGGCGGGCATGGAGGCCACCGAGGTCAACGCCCGCTGGCAGGCCGAGATGGCCCCCTTCTTCGAGTCCCTCGACGCATCCCGCCCCGACGAGGCGATGAAGCCGCTCACCGAGGTCTTCCACCTCGCCTGA